A genomic window from Rattus norvegicus strain BN/NHsdMcwi chromosome 9, GRCr8, whole genome shotgun sequence includes:
- the Retreg2 gene encoding reticulophagy regulator 2 isoform X1: protein MASSGGGNTGAGGTSGLGLGLGLGLCMGEATGDAEEEAAAAEAVGRLATSLWLRLRGWEAVLAAAQRLLVWEKPLHSLVTAATLNGLFWLLSSSSLRPFFLLSISLLTYFLLDLWHPRFLPDVSAPPPEEPHSDSEGAGSGAQPHLLSVPELCRYLAESWLTFQIHLQELLQYKRQNPAQFCARVCSGCAVLAVLGHYVPGIMISYIVLLSILLWPLVVYHELIQRMYTRLEPLLMQLDYSMKAEADALHHKHDKRKRQGKNAPPAGDEPLAETESESEAELAGFSPVVDVKKTALALAITDSELSDEEASILESGGFSVSRATTPQLTDVSEDLDQQSLPSEPEEALSRELGDGEETELAPPEDLLSAPPALSKQALDTEEEGAADKETLLQLSSPLHFVNTHFNGAGSPQEGVKCPPGGPVETLSPEADSPQALTAPEEEEALTTEDFELLDQGELEQLNAELGLGPEMPPKPPDVLPPPPLGPDSHSLVQSDQEAHAVVEP from the exons ATGGCAAGCAGCGGTGGCGGTAACACCGGCGCGGGTGGCACCTCGGGGCTGGGCCTGGGCTTGGGGCTGGGCCTCTGCATGGGTGAGGCCACCGGCGACGCGGAGGAGGAGGCGGCCGCAGCCGAGGCGGTGGGACGCCTGGCTACGTCCCTGTGGCTGCGGCTCCGTGGCTGGGAGGCGGTGCTGGCGGCTGCACAGCGACTGCTGGTATGGGAGAAGCCGCTGCACAGCCTGGTCACGGCGGCCACACTCAACGGCCTCTTCTG GTTGTTGTCTTCGTCGTCCCTTCGGCCCTTCTTCCTGCTCAGCATATCACTTCTGACCTATTTTCTCCTGGATCTCTGGCATCCTCGCTTTCTCCCTGACGTTTCAG CACCACCCCCTGAAGAACCGCACTCCGACAG TGAGGGTGCGGGGTCAGGCGCCCAGCCGCACCTGCTGAGTGTGCCCGAGTTGTGCAGATACCTGGCTGAGAGCTGGCTCACCTTCCAGATTCACCTGCAAGAGCTGTTGCAGTACAAGAGGCAGAATCCAGCTCAG TTCTGTGCTCGAGTCTGTTCTGGCTGTGCTGTGCTAGCTGTGTTGGGACACTATGTTCCAGGAATTATGATTTCCTACATTGTCT TGCTAAGTATCCTGCTGTGGCCCCTGGTGGTTTATCATGAATTGATCCAGAGGATGTATACTCGCCTGGAGCCCTTGCTCATGCAGCTGGACTACAGTATGAAGGCAGAAGCCGATGCCCTTCACCACAAACATGACAAGAGAA AGCGTCAAGGGAAGAATGCACCCCCAGCAGGAGATGAGCCACTGGCAGAAACAGAGAGTGAAAGCGAGGCAGAGTTGGCTGGCTTCTCTCCAGTG GTGGATGTGAAGAAAACAGCCCTGGCCTTGGCTATTACAGACTCTGAGCTGTCAGATGAGGAGGCCTCTATCTTAGAGAGCGGTGGTTTCTCTGTCTCTCGGGCCACCACCCCACAACTGACAGATGTTTCTGAGG ATTTGGACCAGCAGAGCCTACCAAGTGAGCCAGAAGAGGCTCTGAGCCGGGAActaggggatggggaggagacagAGCTGGCCCCTCCTGAAGACCTGCTAAGTGCTCCTCCGGCCCTCTcaaagcaagccctggataccgaAGAGGAGGGGGCTGCAGACAAGGAAACCTTGCTTCAGCTCTCATCCCCGCTTCACTTTGTGAATACGCACTTCAATGGGGCAGGGTCCCCCCAGGAAGGAGTGAAATGCCCTCCTGGAGGACCAGTGGAGACCCTGAGCCCAGAGGCA gactcaCCTCAAGCCCTGACTGCTCCTGAGGAAGAAGAGGCACTCACCACTGAGGACTTTGAGTTGCTGGATCAGGGGGAGCTGGAGCAGCTGAATGCAGAGCTGGGCTTGGGACCAGAGATGCCCCCAAAGCCCCCTGAtgttctgcctcctcctcccctggGGCCAGACAGCCATTCTCTGGTACAGTCAGACCAAGAGGCTCATGCAGTGGTTGAGCCATGA
- the Retreg2 gene encoding reticulophagy regulator 2: protein MASSGGGNTGAGGTSGLGLGLGLGLCMGEATGDAEEEAAAAEAVGRLATSLWLRLRGWEAVLAAAQRLLVWEKPLHSLVTAATLNGLFWLLSSSSLRPFFLLSISLLTYFLLDLWHPRFLPDVSAPPPEEPHSDSEGAGSGAQPHLLSVPELCRYLAESWLTFQIHLQELLQYKRQNPAQFCARVCSGCAVLAVLGHYVPGIMISYIVLLSILLWPLVVYHELIQRMYTRLEPLLMQLDYSMKAEADALHHKHDKRKRQGKNAPPAGDEPLAETESESEAELAGFSPVVDVKKTALALAITDSELSDEEASILESGGFSVSRATTPQLTDVSEDLDQQSLPSEPEEALSRELGDGEETELAPPEDLLSAPPALSKQALDTEEEGAADKETLLQLSSPLHFVNTHFNGAGSPQEGVKCPPGGPVETLSPEAVSGDLMAPSSTLSPQLCLAESGPVTLLSPSVLPSLPQDSPQALTAPEEEEALTTEDFELLDQGELEQLNAELGLGPEMPPKPPDVLPPPPLGPDSHSLVQSDQEAHAVVEP, encoded by the exons ATGGCAAGCAGCGGTGGCGGTAACACCGGCGCGGGTGGCACCTCGGGGCTGGGCCTGGGCTTGGGGCTGGGCCTCTGCATGGGTGAGGCCACCGGCGACGCGGAGGAGGAGGCGGCCGCAGCCGAGGCGGTGGGACGCCTGGCTACGTCCCTGTGGCTGCGGCTCCGTGGCTGGGAGGCGGTGCTGGCGGCTGCACAGCGACTGCTGGTATGGGAGAAGCCGCTGCACAGCCTGGTCACGGCGGCCACACTCAACGGCCTCTTCTG GTTGTTGTCTTCGTCGTCCCTTCGGCCCTTCTTCCTGCTCAGCATATCACTTCTGACCTATTTTCTCCTGGATCTCTGGCATCCTCGCTTTCTCCCTGACGTTTCAG CACCACCCCCTGAAGAACCGCACTCCGACAG TGAGGGTGCGGGGTCAGGCGCCCAGCCGCACCTGCTGAGTGTGCCCGAGTTGTGCAGATACCTGGCTGAGAGCTGGCTCACCTTCCAGATTCACCTGCAAGAGCTGTTGCAGTACAAGAGGCAGAATCCAGCTCAG TTCTGTGCTCGAGTCTGTTCTGGCTGTGCTGTGCTAGCTGTGTTGGGACACTATGTTCCAGGAATTATGATTTCCTACATTGTCT TGCTAAGTATCCTGCTGTGGCCCCTGGTGGTTTATCATGAATTGATCCAGAGGATGTATACTCGCCTGGAGCCCTTGCTCATGCAGCTGGACTACAGTATGAAGGCAGAAGCCGATGCCCTTCACCACAAACATGACAAGAGAA AGCGTCAAGGGAAGAATGCACCCCCAGCAGGAGATGAGCCACTGGCAGAAACAGAGAGTGAAAGCGAGGCAGAGTTGGCTGGCTTCTCTCCAGTG GTGGATGTGAAGAAAACAGCCCTGGCCTTGGCTATTACAGACTCTGAGCTGTCAGATGAGGAGGCCTCTATCTTAGAGAGCGGTGGTTTCTCTGTCTCTCGGGCCACCACCCCACAACTGACAGATGTTTCTGAGG ATTTGGACCAGCAGAGCCTACCAAGTGAGCCAGAAGAGGCTCTGAGCCGGGAActaggggatggggaggagacagAGCTGGCCCCTCCTGAAGACCTGCTAAGTGCTCCTCCGGCCCTCTcaaagcaagccctggataccgaAGAGGAGGGGGCTGCAGACAAGGAAACCTTGCTTCAGCTCTCATCCCCGCTTCACTTTGTGAATACGCACTTCAATGGGGCAGGGTCCCCCCAGGAAGGAGTGAAATGCCCTCCTGGAGGACCAGTGGAGACCCTGAGCCCAGAGGCAGTGAGTGGTGACCTAATGGCTCCATCCAGCACCCTCTCACCCCAACTATGCCTTGCTGAAAGTGGTCCAGttaccctcctctctccctctgtgctcccatcccttccccaggactcaCCTCAAGCCCTGACTGCTCCTGAGGAAGAAGAGGCACTCACCACTGAGGACTTTGAGTTGCTGGATCAGGGGGAGCTGGAGCAGCTGAATGCAGAGCTGGGCTTGGGACCAGAGATGCCCCCAAAGCCCCCTGAtgttctgcctcctcctcccctggGGCCAGACAGCCATTCTCTGGTACAGTCAGACCAAGAGGCTCATGCAGTGGTTGAGCCATGA
- the Retreg2 gene encoding reticulophagy regulator 2 isoform X2, translating to MISYIVLLSILLWPLVVYHELIQRMYTRLEPLLMQLDYSMKAEADALHHKHDKRKRQGKNAPPAGDEPLAETESESEAELAGFSPVVDVKKTALALAITDSELSDEEASILESGGFSVSRATTPQLTDVSEDLDQQSLPSEPEEALSRELGDGEETELAPPEDLLSAPPALSKQALDTEEEGAADKETLLQLSSPLHFVNTHFNGAGSPQEGVKCPPGGPVETLSPEAVSGDLMAPSSTLSPQLCLAESGPVTLLSPSVLPSLPQDSPQALTAPEEEEALTTEDFELLDQGELEQLNAELGLGPEMPPKPPDVLPPPPLGPDSHSLVQSDQEAHAVVEP from the exons ATGATTTCCTACATTGTCT TGCTAAGTATCCTGCTGTGGCCCCTGGTGGTTTATCATGAATTGATCCAGAGGATGTATACTCGCCTGGAGCCCTTGCTCATGCAGCTGGACTACAGTATGAAGGCAGAAGCCGATGCCCTTCACCACAAACATGACAAGAGAA AGCGTCAAGGGAAGAATGCACCCCCAGCAGGAGATGAGCCACTGGCAGAAACAGAGAGTGAAAGCGAGGCAGAGTTGGCTGGCTTCTCTCCAGTG GTGGATGTGAAGAAAACAGCCCTGGCCTTGGCTATTACAGACTCTGAGCTGTCAGATGAGGAGGCCTCTATCTTAGAGAGCGGTGGTTTCTCTGTCTCTCGGGCCACCACCCCACAACTGACAGATGTTTCTGAGG ATTTGGACCAGCAGAGCCTACCAAGTGAGCCAGAAGAGGCTCTGAGCCGGGAActaggggatggggaggagacagAGCTGGCCCCTCCTGAAGACCTGCTAAGTGCTCCTCCGGCCCTCTcaaagcaagccctggataccgaAGAGGAGGGGGCTGCAGACAAGGAAACCTTGCTTCAGCTCTCATCCCCGCTTCACTTTGTGAATACGCACTTCAATGGGGCAGGGTCCCCCCAGGAAGGAGTGAAATGCCCTCCTGGAGGACCAGTGGAGACCCTGAGCCCAGAGGCAGTGAGTGGTGACCTAATGGCTCCATCCAGCACCCTCTCACCCCAACTATGCCTTGCTGAAAGTGGTCCAGttaccctcctctctccctctgtgctcccatcccttccccaggactcaCCTCAAGCCCTGACTGCTCCTGAGGAAGAAGAGGCACTCACCACTGAGGACTTTGAGTTGCTGGATCAGGGGGAGCTGGAGCAGCTGAATGCAGAGCTGGGCTTGGGACCAGAGATGCCCCCAAAGCCCCCTGAtgttctgcctcctcctcccctggGGCCAGACAGCCATTCTCTGGTACAGTCAGACCAAGAGGCTCATGCAGTGGTTGAGCCATGA